One segment of Solanum stenotomum isolate F172 chromosome 1, ASM1918654v1, whole genome shotgun sequence DNA contains the following:
- the LOC125855338 gene encoding histone H3.2, giving the protein MARTKQTARKSTGGKAPRKQLATKAARKSAPATGGVKKPHRFRPGTVALREIRKYQKSTELLIRKLPFQRLVREIAQDFKTDLRFQSSAVAALQEAAEAYLVGLFEDTNLCAIHAKRVTIMPKDIQLARRIRGERA; this is encoded by the coding sequence ATGGCTCGTACCAAGCAAACTGCCCGCAAATCCACCGGTGGAAAGGCTCCAAGGAAGCAACTGGCCACCAAGGCTGCCAGAAAGTCAGCTCCGGCCACCGGAGGAGTGAAGAAGCCTCACCGCTTCAGGCCAGGAACTGTGGCCCTGAGAGAAATCAGGAAGTACCAGAAGTCTACCGAGTTGTTGATCAGGAAGCTGCCATTTCAGAGGCTAGTGAGGGAAATTGCTCAGGATTTCAAGACAGATCTGAGGTTTCAGAGCAGTGCTGTGGCTGCTCTACAAGAGGCTGCTGAGGCTTACCTCGTTGGTCTCTTTGAAGATACCAATCTCTGTGCAATCCACGCAAAGAGGGTTACCATCATGCCCAAGGATATTCAGCTTGCTAGGAGGATTCGAGGAGAAAGGGCTTAG